The region CCTCCGAACCGATTGACGACTATCTTGCCAAAGGGGGAAAGATGGAAGAAACGGTCGGGCGTAAGTGCGTCTGCAACGCGCTGTGCAGCGCGATCGGCATGCCGCAGATTCAGTTCAACGGCGCTGTTGAAGGGGATCTCGTGACGTCTGGTGACGACGTGGCGACGATCGCGAGATTCCTCCCGCAAGGCTCCGCCACCTACAGCGCCGTCCACGTCATCAACACCATTCTTGGTATTGCGGCACCCGCTATTGCTGAGAGCGAAGTAGCAGAATCAATCGTCTAGAGATCAGTAGCCAAGCCGCGGCTGCTGTGGGGCTTTTTCCCGGAGTGTGACTGCGGTTCCGGTCATGGTGATTAGAAGCCGGTCGCCGAGAGGGGTGTACGTCATAGCGACGCCGATTACCGCGTGTGCGCCTCGATCAATGGCTTCCTCGGTGAGGCCGTCGATCCCGATTTGGCGGGCGCGTGCGAGGGTCTCGCCAAGGTTGGTGTACCCGGCAGGAGAGGCGTCGATTGCTACTTCGGCCGTCACGACGCCAAGGTAGGTATCGGTGTCCCACTGTGACAGGGTTTCTGTCGTGCTTATCACTGGTCGCCACACTTGTTCGCCAGACGGCGAGGTGACCCACCCTTGAGCCGCGGTGCTCCACTGCGAGCCCCAGCGCCGGCCTAACCCGTAGTGAGCGGACGGCTCTTTAAGGACGTTGGTACGGCTCGTGGTCCGTAGATCGCGAATTGTCGCGTTTTCCACTGCCTCTGGCACATCCGCGGCGTCGCTGGGGGTCGAGACTGCCTGCGGCTGTTGGCTGATCGACTCGGTTACCACTGCTGACCGGGTTACCGCTGCTACCGGATCGTCACCCGTGAGATCAATGTGCTCAAGGGCGGTGGTTTGTGCGTCTGCGGTGGAAGTGGCGGGTCGTTGCCAGTTGTGTTCCATGGCTTCGTTCTCGTTCGATGTAGAGCGAAACACAGGACGGTCGTCTCCGAACGGGTCGACCGTATCACGTCGCGCCTGTTCGATTCCGGCGCCGTTGCGGATGGTGTCTTCGCTGTAGGCCATGCTGCCCTTTGTCTGGCGATTGCGTTCCCTTGACACCGCAGGATACCCTTGCACCATGCACATTGCGATCATCACGATTTTCCCTGATTTCTTTGCTGAGACGCTCGAAATATCGATTGTTGGCAAGGCTCGCGCTACAGGCCTTCTTGAAACAACTGTTGTCGATTTACGGGAGTTTGGCAGTGGCGTACATCGCCAGGTCGACGATGCGCCATTTGGTGGCGGGGTTGGCATGGTGCTGCAACCCGAGCCAATGGCGAACGCCTTGGGACCCTACGCGGCGACTCGACGGATTCTGTTGACACCTGCCGGCGCAACCCTCACGCAGGTGACTCTCGATCGCTGGGCGCTACTTCCTGCATTGACTCTGGTGTGCGGGAGATACGAAGGTGTCGATGAGCGCATTGCAGAAAACTTCATTGACGAGGAGGTCTCTATCGGCGACTATGTCCTGCTCGGCGGGGAAGTGGCTGCGTTGGCGATCGTTGAAGGGGTGACAAGGCTGTTACCGGGTGCGCTTGGCAACCCAGAATCAGTGCACACCGAATCTTTCCGCAACGGCCTGCTTGAAGAGCCCCAGTACACTCGACCAGCAGATTGGCGTGGGTGGTCCGTACCCGACGTGCTGCTGTCCGGGCACCACGAACGGGTTGAGGAGTGGCGCCGGCAGCAGCGGCTTGAGCGAACTCGCCTACGTCGACCCGACTTGCTCCGCACAGAGTTCGCCGAGCCTAGGGAAGTGGAGTAAGCTCCCAGACGGTTTTGAACACGCCTCGGAGGACTCCGTGAACTTGCTCGATCATGTCGAGTCCGCGTACTTGCGCGATGACATCCCAGATTTCAGCCCCGGTGACACGGTGCGCGTCCACGTGCGGGTCGTTGAAGGTAGTCGCCACCGACTCCAGGTGTTCGAGGGTGTTGTCATAGCCCGCAACGGTGGCGGCATTCGCGCGACATTCACTGTTCGCAAAATCAGCGCAGGTGTCGGTGTCGAACGCATTTTTCCGGTCCATGCGCCGATTATCGATCATCTCGAAGTGGTGCGCCGCGGCGACGTGCGGCGAGCCAAGCTCTACTACTTGCGTGACCGCGTTGGTAAGGCGGCGCGCATCAAGGAGAAGCGGGACTGAGCGAGGTGGCCGACCCCGAA is a window of Acidobacteriota bacterium DNA encoding:
- the trmD gene encoding tRNA (guanosine(37)-N1)-methyltransferase TrmD encodes the protein MHIAIITIFPDFFAETLEISIVGKARATGLLETTVVDLREFGSGVHRQVDDAPFGGGVGMVLQPEPMANALGPYAATRRILLTPAGATLTQVTLDRWALLPALTLVCGRYEGVDERIAENFIDEEVSIGDYVLLGGEVAALAIVEGVTRLLPGALGNPESVHTESFRNGLLEEPQYTRPADWRGWSVPDVLLSGHHERVEEWRRQQRLERTRLRRPDLLRTEFAEPREVE
- a CDS encoding heavy metal-binding domain-containing protein, with the protein product MAYSEDTIRNGAGIEQARRDTVDPFGDDRPVFRSTSNENEAMEHNWQRPATSTADAQTTALEHIDLTGDDPVAAVTRSAVVTESISQQPQAVSTPSDAADVPEAVENATIRDLRTTSRTNVLKEPSAHYGLGRRWGSQWSTAAQGWVTSPSGEQVWRPVISTTETLSQWDTDTYLGVVTAEVAIDASPAGYTNLGETLARARQIGIDGLTEEAIDRGAHAVIGVAMTYTPLGDRLLITMTGTAVTLREKAPQQPRLGY
- the rplS gene encoding 50S ribosomal protein L19 gives rise to the protein MNLLDHVESAYLRDDIPDFSPGDTVRVHVRVVEGSRHRLQVFEGVVIARNGGGIRATFTVRKISAGVGVERIFPVHAPIIDHLEVVRRGDVRRAKLYYLRDRVGKAARIKEKRD